The following proteins are encoded in a genomic region of Streptomyces lunaelactis:
- the dapA gene encoding 4-hydroxy-tetrahydrodipicolinate synthase translates to MAPISTPQTPFGRVLTAMVTPFTADGALDLAGAQRLATHLVDAGNDGLIINGTTGESPTTSDAEKDQLVRAVLEVVGDRAHVVAGIGTNDTRHSIELARTAERSGAHGLLAVTPYYNKPPQEGLFRHFSAIADATELPVMLYDIPGRSGVPIDTETLVRLADHPRIVANKDAKGDLGRASWAIARSGLAWYSGDDMLNLPLLSVGAIGFVSVVGHVVTPELRALLDAHLNGDVQKATEIHQRLLPVFTGMFRTQGVITTKAALSLQGLPAGPLRLPLVELSPEETAQLKIDLAAGGVQL, encoded by the coding sequence ATGGCTCCGATCTCCACTCCGCAGACCCCCTTCGGGCGGGTCCTCACCGCCATGGTCACGCCCTTCACGGCGGACGGCGCACTCGACCTCGCCGGCGCCCAGCGGCTGGCCACCCATCTGGTGGACGCAGGCAACGACGGCCTGATCATCAACGGCACCACCGGTGAGTCGCCGACCACCAGCGACGCGGAGAAAGACCAGCTCGTACGGGCCGTACTGGAAGTGGTCGGAGACCGGGCCCACGTCGTTGCCGGCATCGGCACCAACGACACCCGTCACAGCATCGAACTCGCCCGCACCGCCGAACGCTCCGGCGCGCACGGCCTGCTCGCCGTGACGCCGTACTACAACAAGCCCCCACAGGAGGGCCTGTTCCGTCACTTCTCGGCCATCGCCGACGCGACGGAACTGCCCGTGATGCTGTACGACATCCCAGGCCGCAGCGGCGTCCCGATCGACACCGAGACGCTGGTCCGCCTCGCCGACCACCCGCGCATCGTGGCCAACAAGGACGCCAAGGGCGACCTCGGCCGCGCCAGCTGGGCCATCGCCCGCAGCGGACTCGCCTGGTACTCCGGCGATGACATGCTCAACCTGCCGCTGCTCTCGGTCGGCGCAATCGGCTTCGTCTCCGTCGTCGGCCATGTCGTCACCCCGGAGCTCCGCGCCCTCCTCGACGCCCACCTCAACGGTGACGTCCAGAAGGCCACCGAGATTCACCAGCGGCTGCTCCCGGTCTTCACCGGGATGTTCCGTACGCAGGGCGTCATCACCACCAAGGCGGCGCTGAGCCTCCAGGGCCTCCCGGCCGGACCGCTCAGGCTCCCCCTGGTGGAGCTCTCTCCGGAAGAAACCGCCCAGCTCAAGATCGACCTCGCGGCCGGTGGGGTACAGCTCTAA
- a CDS encoding ribonuclease J — protein MSHPHPELGAPPKLPKGGLRITPLGGLGEIGRNMTVFEYEGRLLIVDCGVLFPEEEQPGIDLILPDFTTIRDRLDDVEGIVLTHGHEDHIGGVPYLLRLKPDIPLIGSKLTLALIEAKLQEHRIRPYTLEVTEGHRERIGPFDCEFIAVNHSIPDALAVAIRTPAGMAVHTGDFKMDQLPLDGRLTDLHAFARLSEEGIDILLSDSTNAEVPGFVPPEKDISNVLRTVFANAQKRIIVASFASHVHRIQQILDAAHEYGRRVAFVGRSMVRNMGIARDLGYLKVPAGLVVDVKTLDDLPDHEIVLVCTGSQGEPMAALSRMANRDHQIRIVQGDTVILASSLIPGNENAVYRVINGLTRWGANVVHKGNAKVHVSGHASAGELLYFYNICKPKNLMPVHGEWRHLRANAELGALTGVPKDRIVIAEDGVVVDLVDGKARIVGKVQAGYVYVDGLSVGDVTETSLKDRRILGDEGIISVFIVVDSSSGKIVGGPHIQARGSGIDDSVFSAVVPKIEEAINKSAQDGVMEPHQLQQLVRRSVGKWVSDTYRRRPMILPVVVEV, from the coding sequence TTGAGTCATCCGCATCCTGAACTTGGCGCCCCGCCGAAGCTGCCCAAGGGCGGCCTGCGCATCACCCCGCTCGGCGGTCTCGGCGAGATCGGCCGCAATATGACGGTCTTCGAGTACGAGGGCCGGCTGCTGATCGTCGACTGCGGTGTGCTCTTCCCTGAGGAGGAGCAGCCCGGAATCGACCTGATCCTGCCGGACTTCACGACCATTCGGGACCGCCTCGACGACGTCGAGGGCATTGTGCTCACGCACGGCCACGAGGACCACATCGGCGGCGTCCCCTATCTGCTCCGGCTCAAGCCGGACATCCCGCTCATCGGCTCCAAGCTGACCCTCGCCCTGATCGAGGCAAAGCTTCAGGAGCACCGCATCCGCCCGTACACCCTCGAGGTGACGGAGGGACATCGCGAGCGCATCGGCCCGTTCGACTGCGAGTTCATCGCGGTCAACCACTCCATCCCGGACGCCCTGGCCGTCGCCATCCGCACCCCTGCGGGCATGGCCGTCCACACTGGCGACTTCAAGATGGACCAGCTCCCGCTGGACGGCCGGCTCACCGACCTGCATGCCTTCGCGCGGCTCAGCGAGGAGGGCATCGACATTCTCCTCTCCGACTCGACGAACGCCGAGGTCCCGGGCTTCGTTCCGCCGGAGAAGGACATCTCCAATGTCCTGCGCACGGTCTTCGCGAACGCCCAGAAGCGCATCATCGTGGCGAGCTTCGCAAGTCACGTGCACCGCATCCAGCAGATCCTGGACGCCGCCCACGAGTACGGCCGCAGGGTCGCCTTCGTCGGCCGCTCGATGGTCCGCAACATGGGCATCGCCCGCGACCTCGGCTATCTGAAGGTTCCGGCCGGCCTGGTCGTCGACGTCAAGACGCTCGATGACCTCCCTGACCACGAGATCGTGCTCGTCTGCACCGGCTCGCAGGGCGAGCCGATGGCGGCGCTCTCCCGGATGGCCAACCGGGACCACCAGATCCGGATCGTCCAGGGCGACACGGTCATCCTGGCCTCGTCCCTCATCCCGGGTAACGAGAACGCGGTCTACCGCGTGATCAACGGCCTGACCAGGTGGGGCGCGAACGTCGTCCACAAGGGCAACGCCAAGGTCCATGTCTCGGGCCACGCCTCGGCCGGCGAGCTCCTGTACTTCTACAACATCTGCAAGCCGAAGAACCTGATGCCGGTCCACGGCGAATGGCGCCACCTCCGCGCCAACGCCGAACTCGGTGCCCTGACGGGCGTCCCGAAGGACCGCATCGTCATCGCCGAGGACGGCGTCGTCGTCGACCTGGTCGACGGCAAGGCCAGGATCGTCGGCAAGGTCCAGGCCGGCTATGTGTACGTCGACGGCCTCTCGGTCGGCGATGTCACCGAGACCTCCCTCAAGGACCGCCGCATCCTCGGCGACGAGGGCATCATCTCGGTCTTCATCGTGGTCGACAGCTCCAGCGGCAAGATCGTCGGCGGCCCGCACATCCAGGCCAGGGGCTCCGGTATCGACGACTCGGTGTTCAGCGCCGTCGTTCCCAAGATCGAAGAGGCCATCAACAAGTCCGCCCAGGACGGCGTCATGGAACCCCACCAGCTGCAGCAACTCGTCCGCCGTTCGGTGGGCAAGTGGGTCTCCGACACCTACCGTCGGCGCCCGATGATCCTCCCCGTCGTCGTCGAGGTCTGA